One Vicugna pacos chromosome X, VicPac4, whole genome shotgun sequence DNA window includes the following coding sequences:
- the KCND1 gene encoding A-type voltage-gated potassium channel KCND1 codes for MAAGVATWLPFARAAAVGWLPLAQQPLPPAPGVKASRGDEVLVVNVSGRRFETWKNTLDRYPDTLLGSSEKEFFYDADSGEYFFDRDPDMFRHVLNFYRTGRLHCPRQECIQAFDEELAFYGLVPELVGDCCLEEYRDRKKENAERLAEDEEAEQAGDGPTLLAGSSLRQRLWRAFENPHTSTAALVFYYVTGFFIAVSVIANVVETIPCRGSALRPSREQPCGDRFPVAFFCMDTACVLIFTGEYLLRLFAAPSRCRFLRSVMSLIDVVAILPYYIGLFVPKNEDVSGAFVTLRVFRVFRIFKFSRHSQGLRILGYTLKSCASELGFLLFSLTMAIIIFATVMFYAEKGTNKTNFTSIPAAFWYTIVTMTTLGYGDMVPSTIAGKIFGSICSLSGVLVIALPVPVIVSNFSRIYHQNQRADKRRAQQKVRLARIRLAKSGTTNAFLQYKQNGGLEDSGSGEEQALCVRNRSAFEQQHHHLLHCLEKTTCHEFTDEVTFSEALGAVSLGGRTSRSTSVSSQPMGPGSLLSSCCPRQAKRRAIRLANSTASVSRGSMQELDTLAGLRRSPAPQSRSSLNAKPHDSLDLNCDSRDFVAAIISIPTPPANTPDESQLSSPGGGGGRASSTLRNSSLGTPCLLPETVKISSL; via the exons ATGGCGGCGGGCGTGGCCACGTGGCTGCCTTTTGCACGGGCGGCCGCGGTGGGCTGGCTGCCCCtggcccagcagcccctgcccccgGCGCCGGGGGTGAAGGCATCTCGAGGGGATGAGGTTCTGGTGGTGAACGTGAGCGGACGGCGCTTTGAGACCTGGAAGAACACGCTGGACCGCTACCCAGACACCCTGCTGGGCAGTTCGGAGAAAGAGTTCTTCTACGACGCCGATTCAGGCGAGTACTTCTTTGATCGCGACCCGGACATGTTCCGGCACGTGCTGAACTTCTACCGCACGGGCCGATTGCACTGCCCGCGGCAGGAGTGCATCCAGGCCTTTGACGAAGAGCTGGCCTTCTACGGCCTGGTGCCGGAGCTCGTGGGCGACTGCTGCCTCGAAGAGTACCGGGACCGCAAGAAGGAGAACGCCGAGCGCCTGGCGGAGGATGAGGAGGCCGAGCAGGCCGGGGACGGCCCAACCCTGCTGGCCGGCAGCTCCCTGCGGCAGCGGCTCTGGCGGGCCTTTGAGAACCCACACACGAGCACCGCGGCCCTCGTTTTCTACTATGTGACCGGCTTTTTCATCGCTGTGTCGGTCATCGCCAACGTGGTCGAGACCATTCCGTGCCGCGGCTCCGCGCTGCGGCCCTCGAGGGAGCAGCCCTGTGGCGACCGCTTCCCGGTGGCTTTTTTCTGCATGGACACGGCCTGTGTGCTCATCTTCACGGGTGAATACCTCCTGCGGCTGTTCGCCGCCCCCAGCCGTTGCCGCTTCCTGCGGAGCGTAATGAGCCTCATCGATGTGGTGGCCATCCTGCCCTACTATATTGGGCTTTTCGTGCCCAAGAACGAGGACGTCTCGGGTGCCTTTGTCACCCTGCGGGTGTTCCGGGTGTTCCGCATCTTCAAGTTCTCCAGGCACTCGCAGGGCTTGCGGATTCTGGGCTACACACTCAAGAGCTGTGCCTCTGAGCTGGgctttctcctcttttccctcACCATGGCCATCATCATCTTCGCCACTGTCATGTTTTATGCCGAGAAGGGCACAAACAAGACGAACTTTACTAGCATCCCCGCGGCCTTCTGGTATACCATTGTCACCATGACCACACTTGG CTACGGAGACATGGTGCCCAGCACCATTGCTGGCAAGATTTTTGGCTCCATCTGCTCGCTCAGTGGCGTCTTGGTCATTGCCCTGCCTGTGCCAGTCATTGTGTCCAACTTTAGCCGCATCTACCACCAGAACCAGCGTGCTGACAAACGCCGAGCACAACAG AAGGTGCGCTTGGCAAGGATCCGGTTGGCAAAGAGCGGTACCACCAATGCCTTCCTGCAGTACAAGCAGAACGGGGGCCTTGAG GACAGTGGCAGTGGGGAGGAACAGGCGCTGTGTGTCAGGAACCGTTCTGCTTTCGAGCAGCAACATCACCACTTGCTGCACTGTCTGGAGAAGACAACG TGCCATGAGTTCACAGACGAGGTAACCTTCAGCGAGGCCCTGGGCGCCGTCTCGTTGGGTGGCCGCACCAGCCGCAGCACCTCTGTGTCCTCCCAGCCAATGGGGCCCGGCAGCCTGCTATCCTCTTGCTGCCCCCGCCAGGCCAAGCGCCGTGCCATCCgccttgccaactccactgcctCAGTCAGCCGTGGCAGCATGCAGGAGCTGGACACACTGGCAGGGCTGCGGAGGAGCCCTGCCCCTCAGAG CCGCTCAAGCCTCAATGCCAAGCCCCACGACAGCCTTGACTTGAACTGCGACAGCCGGGACTTCGTGGCTGCCATCATCAGtatccccacccctcctgccaaCACCCCAGATGAGAGCCAACTTTCCTCCCCCGGCGGTGGTGGCGGTAGGGCCAGCAGCACCCTCAGGAACTCCAGCCTGGGCACTCCTTGCCTCCTCCCTGAGACTGTCAAGATCTCTTCCCTGTGA